A window of Mytilus edulis chromosome 10, xbMytEdul2.2, whole genome shotgun sequence contains these coding sequences:
- the LOC139492120 gene encoding uncharacterized protein, producing the protein MESKRKHMYTAPVVRMARKVKISKKFGRSLGRHRQKRREKHKGRPTYTIKKSRQSQKESLKLIIRKIHKFYNTTIRKNISKASVYASFATGCELKLKIRKVKDLSPKGYRLMNLDCLQSHISNITMHACLCAEAIKVTNQGKPPITLETEVRSFGLASVMLAQCQGCHKKFSLDSSPKVPGSKRFDINVRAVWGSMVTGNGPSHLNEFLATLNSPGLSQPSFTAIETEIGQWWHSILEKDMLSAGQEERLLAIDRKDFHEEVPAITVITDGGWSKRTHKHSYNAAGGVAIIIGKETKKLLHIGVRNKYCYICSTNNTKEHTCFKNWDQDSQSMESDVILQGFLEAEKKHGVRYMRIVGDGDSSVFAKIREEVPGWGRSVKKEECANHVSKCFRSNLEKLVTDNPLYKGRHHLSKTTRVRLVSALRCAIRVRSKEFKEKKYDKQTAIKKLNNDIRNSVHHVFGQHDQCSDFCQAKNQTAPTSNPSDTDNIETVIINDQIDFWTEGSSISCQEEARGGTTIDYSNVEQHIIRDVTSILNRIAEKSDRLLGNSTTNLAESWMHIRTKFDGGKVYNICNRGSWHARCYGGALRMNLGPQWSCKVWESSTGTEPGFFYRKLYARHEQTLANSTRYKSKPSVHKLRWKKKFSSLKKSTTRKATRAYGPEATDVVEDVSTTVLQKLQDKFLQTHINLSAQQCKNITTSTVLQSQSGLWHSERKKRITASNFGSIVKRNPSLPIAKFVRTILYSSFSGNRHTRNGINQEDTTIEEYKLKKAEENENVSVERSGLVIHHTDKYLAASPDGIVTISTGETGIIEIKNLLHSKPLNLWQASENKTFCLENISGKLQLKENHNYFYQCHGLLNICNKDWIDFVVRTLNPHQIFIQRIYRDVSLWENTMLPKLQSFYNKAILPELASPREGKSPGIREPGMWVSLKICTNAYI; encoded by the coding sequence atggaAAGCAAGAGGAAGCACATGTACACAGCACCTGTAGTAAGAATGGCTAGAAAAGTAAAAATAAGTAAGAAATTTGGTAGAAGTTTAGGCAGACATAGGCAAAAAAGGAGAGAAAAACACAAAGGAAGACCAACCTATACAATTAAAAAGTCAAGGCAGTCCCAAAAGGAAAGTTTGAAGCTGATAATTAGAAAAATTCATAAGTTCTACAACACCACCATACGTAAAAACATATCAAAAGCATCCGTTTATGCATCCTTTGCTACTGGTTGTGAACTTAAGCTCAAGATTCGCAAGGTGAAAGATCTAAGCCCAAAAGGTTACCGTTTAATGAACTTAGATTGTTTACAATCGCACATATCAAACATTACAATGCATGCATGCTTATGTGCCGAAGCCATAAAAGTTACAAACCAAGGAAAACCACCCATAACACTTGAAACTGAGGTTCGTTCGTTTGGATTGGCTAGTGTGATGTTGGCGCAGTGTCAAGGGTGTCACAAAAAGTTTTCTTTAGATAGTAGCCCAAAGGTCCCTGGGTCAAAACGCTTTGATATCAACGTGAGGGCTGTGTGGGGCAGTATGGTAACTGGGAATGGTCCGTCCCATCTAAATGAGTTTTTGGCCACACTGAATTCCCCCGGACTATCACAGCCCTCATTTACTGCAATAGAAACAGAGATCGGCCAGTGGTGGCACTCTATTCTAGAGAAGGACATGCTGTCAGCTGGGCAGGAGGAAAGACTTCTTGCCATCGATAGAAAGGATTTTCATGAAGAAGTGCCAGCTATAACGGTAATTACAGATGGAGGTTGGTCTAAACGTACCCATAAACATTCCTATAATGCAGCAGGGGGGGTGGCCATAATTATTGGGAAAGAGACGAAGAAATTGTTACATATTGGCGTGAGAAATAAATACTGTTACATATGTAGCACCAATAATACGAAAGAACACACCTGTTTTAAAAATTGGGACCAAGACAGCCAGTCAATGGAGAGTGACGTTATTTTGCAAGGGTTTCTGGAAGCAGAGAAAAAACATGGAGTCAGGTACATGAGGATAGTAGGTGATGGTGATTCATCAGTATTTGCCAAAATCAGAGAGGAGGTACCAGGTTGGGGAAGATCAGTAAAAAAAGAGGAATGTGCTAATCATGTCTCAAAATGCTTCAGATCAAATTTAGAGAAACTTGTGACTGACAATCCCCTTTACAAAGGTAGGCATCATCTTTCAAAAACAACAAGAGTAAGGCTAGTAAGTGCTTTAAGATGTGCCATTCGAGTACGTTCAAAAGAATTTAAGGAGAAGAAATATGATAAACAAACTGCAATAAAGAAGTTAAATAATGACATAAGAAATTCGGTTCATCATGTTTTTGGTCAGCATGACCAGTGTTCTGATTTTTGTCAGGCCAAAAATCAAACTGCACCAACTTCCAACCCAAGTGATACAGATAATATCGAAACTGTAATAATTAATGACCAAATTGACTTTTGGACTGAAGGATCTTCCATTTCATGCCAGGAAGAGGCCCGTGGTGGTACAACTATTGATTACAGCAACGTTGAACAACATATTATTAGAGATGTCACATCAATACTCAATAGGATCGCTGAGAAATCCGATAGACTTTTGGGAAACAGCACTACCAACCTAGCTGAAAGCTGGATGCATATAAGGACAAAGTTTGATGGTGGTAAGGTATACAACATTTGTAATAGGGGTTCATGGCATGCTCGTTGTTATGGTGGTGCTTTAAGGATGAACTTAGGTCCACAATGGTCATGCAAGGTTTGGGAATCTTCTACAGGAACAGAACCGGGATTTTTCTATAGAAAACTTTATGCCCGTCATGAACAAACTTTAGCTAATTCCACCAGGTATAAATCAAAACCAAGTGTTCATAAACTTCGATGGAAAAAGAAATTCTCAAGCCTGAAAAAAAGCACCACAAGAAAGGCTACTAGAGCATATGGTCCAGAAGCTACTGATGTTGTAGAAGATGTCTCCACTACAGTACTTCAAAAACTTCAAGATAAATTTTTACAAACTCATATCAATCTTTCGGCCCAACAGTGTAAAAATATAACTACTTCTACAGTTCTTCAATCTCAGTCAGGTCTTTGGCATTCAGAAAGGAAAAAGAGAATAACTGCATCTAACTTTGGTTCAATTGTCAAAAGAAATCCATCTCTGCCTATTGCAAAATTTGTCCGTACCATTCTTTATTCGTCATTCAGTGGAAATCGTCACACAAGAAATGGTATTAACCAAGAAGACACAACAATAGAGGAATACAAACTAAAGAAAGCtgaagaaaatgaaaatgtatcTGTAGAACGTAGTGGACTGGTCATACATCATACCGACAAATACTTGGCTGCTAGCCCAGATGGCATAGTTACTATATCCACAGGAGAAACTggtattattgaaataaaaaacttACTTCATTCTAAACCTTTAAATCTTTGGCAAGCATCAGAAAACAAAACATTCTGCTTAGAAAATATATCCGGAAAACTGCAACTAAAAGAAAACCACAACTACTTTTACCAATGTCATGGACTTCTTAACATCTGCAATAAAGACTGGATTGATTTTGTGGTCCGCACATTGAATCCTCACCAAATTTTTATTCAGAGAATTTATCGAGATGTCTCTTTATGGGAAAATACAATGCTTCCGAAACTTCAGTCTTTTTATAACAAGGCAATACTTCCTGAATTAGCTTCACCAAGAGAGGGGAAAAGTCCCGGAATTAGAGAACCTGGGATGTGGGTAAGTCTGAAAATATGCacaaatgcatatatataa